One Mycobacterium kubicae genomic window carries:
- a CDS encoding cation-translocating P-type ATPase, translating into MKIPGVADVVGGITGGATLALRTGVQTAAGAADAVQSFASPVVELVAPVVQSAARSTGRVLGTNNGANGSAEHIAPPVRWHSGRRVHFDLDPLLPFFRWHEHAAVVEEPVRRVAGVATAHVEGALGRLVVELDADADEDAVVDEVRDTVVAVASDISPPAPDSASLAAPFADPGNPLAILVPLTAAAMDVVAIGAAVTGWFTRLPVAPRSARAAAALLNYQPRVVSVLESRLGRVGTDIALSGSTALAYGLSQSVGTPLLNLASRTLQLSEATAHRQRWHDREPELASPNRPQAPVVPVLSSAGAESHAPRHSWAAAAAGETSHVVVDGAIDAAIDTEKGSMAGPIEDYVSQAANGSVIAAAGALFAGGGAGEAAEAILAGVPKAAHLGRESFAATLGRGLANAGLLVLDPGALRRLDRVKVVVIDGAALRGDHRAVLHAEGDEPGWDDDRVYEVADALLHGEEAPEPDPDELPATGARLKWIRKQGSSATPAQGLEHADLVVDGQRVGRVDVGWEVDPYAIPLLQTAHRTGARVVLRHVAGTEDLSASVGSTHPPGTPLLQVVRDLRSDRGPVLLITALHRDFASTDTLAALAIADVGVALDDPRAATPWTADIITGTDLAAAVRILSAIPVARSASESAVHLAQGGTTLAGLLLVTGEQNRSTNPASFQRWLNPVNAAAATALVSGTWSATRVLRLPDPTPQPLTAWHALDPEIVYSRLAGGSRPLAVQPGTATWRRRLDDLSYSPALAPLRGPVETVGRLAKATRHELADPLTPILAVGAAASAIVGSNVDALLVAGVMTVNAITGGIQRLRAEAAAAELFAEQDQLVRRVVVPAVATTRRRLEAARHATRTATVSAKSLRPGDVIDLSAPEVVPADARLLVAEDLEVDESFLTGESLPVDKQVDPVAVNDPDRSSMLFEGSTIVAGRARAIVVATGVGTAAHRAISAVADVETSAGVQARLRELTSKVLPLTLAGGAAVSALALLRHATLRQAVADGVAIAVAAVPEGLPLVATLSQLAAAQRLTARGVLVRSPRTIEALGRVDTVCFDKTGTLTENRLRVVLSVPSTAEPLGPYPEATDPQAVAVLRAAARASTQPQDGQGHAHATDEAIVTAAATSRGGEPDSEWTVLAEVPFESSRGYAAAIGSLSGGNGTPMLMLKGAPEVVLPRCKFADPDADQQHAGALVDNLAEQGLRVLAVAQRAWPNGTSDDEETDVEAVDAAAQDLELLGYVGLADTARASARPLIEALLDADRNVVLITGDHPITARAIARQLGLPADARVVTGAELANLDEDACAKIAGDVQVFARVSPEQKVQIVAALQRCGRVTAMVGDGANDAAAIRMADVGIGVSGRGSSAARGAADIVLTDADLGVLLDALVEGRSMWAGVRDAVTILVGGNVGEVLFTIIGTAFGAGRAPVGTRQLLLVNLLTDMFPALAVAVTSQYEDPEEDDDVSDEDVEAARRARQHEVLTAPAPSLDAPLMRQIVNRGVVTAAGATAAWAVGRWTPGTERRTATMGLTALVTTQLAQTLLTRRHSPLVVATALGSAGVLVGIIQTPVVSQFFGCTPLGPVAWTGVIGSTAGATAISVLAPQWLSKAVDVVQPEEEQDS; encoded by the coding sequence ATGAAGATTCCGGGTGTGGCCGACGTCGTCGGCGGAATCACCGGTGGGGCGACGCTGGCCTTGCGGACCGGCGTGCAAACTGCGGCAGGTGCTGCCGACGCGGTGCAGTCGTTCGCCAGCCCGGTAGTCGAGTTGGTGGCGCCCGTGGTGCAGTCCGCCGCCCGGTCGACGGGTCGCGTGCTCGGCACCAACAACGGCGCCAATGGATCCGCTGAGCACATCGCGCCCCCAGTGCGCTGGCACAGTGGGCGGCGGGTCCACTTCGACCTGGACCCCTTGCTTCCGTTCTTCCGTTGGCACGAACACGCGGCCGTCGTGGAAGAACCGGTGCGCCGGGTCGCCGGTGTCGCCACGGCTCACGTCGAGGGCGCGCTTGGCCGGCTGGTCGTCGAGTTGGACGCCGACGCCGACGAGGACGCGGTGGTCGATGAGGTGCGCGACACCGTCGTTGCCGTGGCTTCCGACATCTCGCCGCCGGCACCGGATTCCGCCTCCCTTGCCGCACCGTTCGCCGACCCGGGAAACCCGTTGGCGATCTTGGTGCCGCTCACCGCGGCGGCGATGGATGTGGTCGCGATCGGCGCCGCGGTAACCGGTTGGTTCACCCGGCTTCCCGTGGCGCCGCGCAGCGCACGAGCGGCGGCGGCTCTGCTGAACTACCAACCGCGGGTGGTGTCGGTCCTCGAGTCCCGGCTTGGCCGGGTCGGCACCGACATCGCGCTCAGCGGTTCGACGGCGTTGGCGTATGGCTTGAGCCAGTCCGTCGGCACACCCCTGCTCAACCTCGCCTCGCGCACTCTTCAGCTCTCGGAGGCCACCGCGCATCGGCAGCGCTGGCACGACCGAGAGCCCGAACTCGCCTCGCCGAACCGGCCGCAAGCTCCGGTGGTCCCGGTCCTGTCGTCGGCCGGCGCGGAATCCCATGCGCCGCGGCATAGTTGGGCCGCCGCGGCGGCAGGTGAGACTTCACATGTCGTCGTCGACGGCGCCATCGATGCTGCCATCGACACCGAAAAAGGTTCTATGGCCGGGCCGATAGAGGATTACGTCAGTCAAGCGGCGAACGGCTCGGTGATTGCCGCCGCCGGCGCGTTGTTCGCTGGAGGCGGTGCCGGCGAGGCCGCTGAGGCGATCTTGGCCGGAGTGCCCAAAGCCGCGCATCTGGGCCGGGAGTCGTTCGCGGCAACACTGGGTCGCGGTCTGGCCAACGCCGGGTTACTTGTCCTCGACCCAGGTGCGTTGCGCCGCCTCGATCGGGTGAAGGTGGTGGTCATCGACGGTGCCGCGTTACGTGGTGACCACCGAGCTGTCCTGCACGCCGAAGGTGACGAGCCGGGCTGGGACGACGACCGCGTCTACGAGGTTGCCGATGCGCTGCTGCATGGTGAAGAAGCACCCGAGCCCGACCCCGACGAACTACCCGCCACCGGTGCGCGGCTGAAATGGATTCGTAAGCAAGGCTCTTCGGCAACGCCGGCGCAGGGGCTGGAGCACGCCGACCTGGTGGTCGACGGCCAGCGCGTGGGCCGCGTCGACGTCGGTTGGGAAGTCGATCCCTACGCCATCCCGCTGCTGCAGACCGCGCATCGCACGGGCGCCCGGGTGGTATTACGCCATGTCGCCGGCACTGAGGATCTGTCCGCCAGTGTCGGTTCCACACATCCACCCGGTACGCCGCTGTTGCAAGTGGTGCGCGACTTGCGCAGCGACCGCGGTCCGGTCTTGCTGATCACCGCCTTGCACCGCGACTTCGCGTCGACCGACACGTTGGCCGCGCTGGCCATCGCCGATGTCGGTGTGGCACTGGATGATCCGCGCGCGGCCACGCCGTGGACCGCCGACATCATTACCGGCACCGACCTCGCCGCGGCGGTGCGGATCCTGTCGGCGATTCCGGTGGCACGGTCGGCCAGTGAGTCGGCCGTGCACCTGGCCCAGGGCGGTACCACGCTGGCCGGGCTGCTGTTGGTCACCGGTGAGCAGAATCGGTCCACTAATCCGGCTAGCTTTCAGCGTTGGCTCAATCCGGTAAATGCCGCTGCCGCAACGGCTTTGGTCTCCGGCACCTGGTCGGCCACGCGGGTATTGCGGCTGCCCGATCCCACGCCGCAACCGCTGACCGCCTGGCACGCGCTGGATCCCGAGATCGTCTACTCACGGCTGGCCGGGGGCTCTCGCCCGTTGGCCGTCCAGCCCGGAACCGCCACGTGGCGGCGCCGTCTGGATGACCTGTCCTACAGCCCGGCACTGGCTCCGTTGCGTGGGCCGGTCGAAACGGTGGGGCGCCTGGCCAAAGCCACCCGCCATGAACTGGCCGACCCGCTGACCCCGATCCTGGCCGTCGGTGCGGCGGCATCGGCGATCGTCGGCAGCAACGTCGACGCGCTCCTGGTGGCCGGCGTCATGACGGTCAACGCCATCACCGGTGGCATACAACGGTTACGGGCCGAGGCCGCCGCGGCCGAACTGTTCGCCGAACAGGATCAGCTGGTGCGCCGAGTCGTGGTGCCCGCCGTCGCCACCACCCGGCGCCGGTTGGAAGCCGCGCGGCATGCCACGCGGACCGCTACGGTGTCGGCGAAGTCCCTGCGGCCCGGCGACGTCATCGACTTGTCCGCACCCGAGGTGGTACCGGCCGATGCCCGGCTGTTGGTGGCCGAGGACCTGGAGGTCGACGAGTCCTTCCTCACCGGTGAGTCGTTGCCGGTTGACAAGCAGGTGGATCCCGTCGCGGTCAACGATCCCGACCGGTCCAGCATGCTGTTCGAGGGCAGCACGATCGTCGCCGGACGCGCCCGCGCGATCGTCGTCGCCACCGGTGTCGGCACCGCCGCCCACCGCGCCATATCGGCGGTGGCCGACGTCGAGACTTCGGCCGGTGTGCAAGCGCGGCTGCGCGAGCTGACCAGCAAGGTGTTGCCGCTGACGCTGGCCGGTGGTGCCGCGGTGTCCGCGTTGGCACTGCTGCGGCACGCGACGCTGCGCCAAGCCGTCGCCGACGGTGTAGCCATCGCCGTGGCCGCAGTGCCCGAGGGCCTGCCCCTGGTGGCGACGCTGTCCCAACTCGCCGCCGCCCAACGCCTCACGGCGCGTGGCGTCCTGGTGCGTTCGCCGCGGACCATCGAAGCGCTGGGCCGGGTAGACACCGTCTGTTTCGACAAGACCGGCACGCTGACCGAGAACCGGCTGCGCGTGGTGTTGTCGGTGCCGAGCACCGCCGAGCCGCTGGGACCCTACCCCGAGGCCACCGATCCGCAGGCCGTCGCGGTACTGCGGGCTGCCGCACGTGCGTCCACCCAGCCTCAAGACGGACAGGGCCACGCGCACGCCACCGACGAGGCGATCGTTACAGCGGCTGCCACTTCCCGTGGCGGAGAGCCTGATTCGGAGTGGACCGTGCTCGCCGAAGTCCCGTTCGAGTCGAGTCGGGGATACGCCGCCGCGATCGGCTCACTCAGCGGCGGTAATGGGACACCGATGTTGATGCTCAAGGGCGCTCCGGAAGTTGTGTTGCCGCGGTGCAAGTTTGCCGATCCCGACGCCGACCAGCAGCACGCCGGGGCGCTGGTGGACAACCTCGCCGAACAAGGCTTACGCGTGCTGGCCGTGGCGCAACGCGCCTGGCCCAATGGCACTTCCGATGACGAAGAGACCGACGTGGAAGCCGTGGACGCCGCCGCGCAGGATCTGGAACTTCTGGGTTACGTCGGATTGGCTGACACCGCACGAGCCTCGGCGCGGCCGCTGATCGAGGCGCTGCTGGACGCCGACCGCAACGTCGTGCTGATCACCGGTGACCATCCCATCACCGCGCGGGCCATCGCCCGCCAGTTGGGCCTACCCGCGGATGCCCGGGTGGTCACCGGGGCAGAACTGGCCAACCTCGACGAAGACGCGTGCGCCAAGATCGCGGGCGACGTTCAGGTGTTCGCCCGCGTCAGCCCCGAACAGAAAGTCCAGATCGTCGCGGCGCTGCAGCGGTGCGGGCGAGTGACCGCCATGGTCGGCGACGGCGCCAACGACGCCGCGGCGATCCGGATGGCCGACGTGGGCATCGGGGTGAGCGGGCGTGGCTCGTCGGCCGCTCGTGGCGCCGCTGACATCGTCTTGACCGACGCCGACCTGGGTGTGCTGCTCGATGCGCTGGTGGAGGGCCGCAGCATGTGGGCGGGGGTCCGCGATGCGGTGACCATCCTGGTCGGCGGCAACGTGGGTGAGGTCCTGTTCACCATCATCGGCACCGCGTTCGGGGCGGGGCGCGCACCGGTGGGAACCCGGCAACTGCTGCTGGTGAACCTGCTCACCGACATGTTCCCCGCCCTGGCCGTCGCGGTCACCTCCCAGTACGAGGATCCCGAAGAAGACGACGACGTCAGCGATGAAGACGTGGAGGCGGCGCGGCGCGCACGCCAGCATGAGGTGCTGACCGCGCCGGCGCCGTCACTCGATGCGCCGCTGATGCGTCAGATAGTCAACCGTGGCGTGGTGACGGCCGCTGGCGCGACGGCCGCCTGGGCTGTCGGACGCTGGACGCCGGGCACCGAACGGCGCACCGCGACAATGGGTTTGACCGCGTTGGTGACCACCCAGCTGGCTCAGACACTGCTGACCCGGCGGCACAGTCCGCTGGTGGTCGCGACCGCGTTGGGCAGCGCCGGCGTCCTGGTCGGCATCATCCAGACCCCGGTGGTCAGCCAGTTCTTCGGCTGCACGCCGCTGGGGCCAGTCGCGTGGACGGGTGTGATCGGGTCGACGGCAGGCGCGACGGCCATCTCGGTGCTTGCGCCGCAATGGCTTTCCAAGGCCGTCGACGTGGTTCAACCCGAAGAGGAGCAGGACTCCTAA
- a CDS encoding sigma-70 family RNA polymerase sigma factor, translating into MPAQADFIEQAAPFRAELIAHCYRMLGSVHDAEDLVQETYVRAWRGYEGFEERAALRTWLYRIATTACLRALQNQARRVLPAGIGDASVDPETPLEGGGSHDWLEPIPDALTFRNPESAAAARQSIRLAVMTALQELPARQRAVLILRDVVQFSAAEVAELLETTPAAVNSSLQRARARLAEVAPREEDLSEPDDAERRELIDRYCAAFENADMAALTELLQADVKLQMPPVPVWFRGRDVVLRFLIARALAKAGDIVMIPTAANGQPAVAEYRRSADDVKRAHSIHVLTKGGTGIAAITVFLDPSLFTSFGLAASV; encoded by the coding sequence GTGCCGGCACAAGCGGACTTCATCGAGCAGGCGGCGCCGTTTCGCGCCGAATTGATCGCGCATTGCTACCGCATGCTCGGATCGGTGCACGACGCCGAGGACCTGGTCCAGGAGACGTATGTGCGGGCCTGGCGCGGGTACGAAGGTTTCGAAGAACGGGCAGCGTTACGGACGTGGCTGTATCGCATCGCGACGACCGCGTGCCTGCGGGCGCTGCAGAACCAAGCGCGCCGCGTACTGCCCGCTGGGATAGGTGATGCGTCCGTCGACCCGGAGACCCCGCTCGAGGGCGGCGGGTCGCACGATTGGCTCGAGCCGATACCTGATGCTTTGACCTTCCGGAACCCCGAATCCGCCGCGGCCGCGCGGCAGAGTATTCGGCTGGCCGTCATGACCGCACTGCAGGAGCTACCAGCGCGGCAACGTGCCGTGCTGATCCTGCGTGACGTGGTGCAATTCAGCGCGGCCGAAGTTGCCGAACTACTCGAAACGACTCCCGCGGCCGTCAACAGCTCGCTGCAACGTGCCCGCGCCCGTCTCGCCGAAGTGGCTCCGCGCGAGGAGGACCTGTCCGAGCCGGATGACGCCGAGCGCCGAGAGTTGATCGACCGCTATTGCGCGGCGTTCGAAAACGCGGACATGGCCGCCCTGACCGAACTGCTGCAAGCCGATGTGAAGCTGCAAATGCCTCCGGTGCCGGTGTGGTTCAGGGGCCGAGACGTCGTGCTGCGGTTCCTCATTGCGCGCGCTCTGGCCAAGGCCGGTGACATCGTCATGATTCCAACTGCCGCCAATGGCCAGCCGGCCGTGGCCGAGTACCGGCGCAGCGCCGATGACGTCAAGCGAGCCCATTCCATCCACGTCCTCACCAAAGGTGGGACCGGGATTGCGGCCATCACGGTTTTTCTCGACCCGTCGCTGTTCACGTCTTTCGGGTTGGCCGCCAGCGTGTAG
- a CDS encoding SDR family oxidoreductase, with protein MTTLPTQSPHRQADGLLDSTAVVTGAGRGFGRAIAAALSAAGAHVVGVAPTDAQLQQVRDELGDGFTGVVADAADAATADSLIDQYEPRTIVLSAGLAPRMVPLPAQTWESFSANWHVDVAQAFHWTRRALRRPLAPGSSVITISSGAAVNGSPLSGGYAGAKATVRFISSYARAESRRAGLGIEFISVLPRLTPATDLGAMAVAAYAERQGIDVDAFLQSAGPVLSAAQVARSVGEIASGLHRDSDAYLLTAAGLSPLA; from the coding sequence GTGACCACACTTCCGACCCAGTCTCCCCATCGTCAGGCCGATGGCCTCCTCGACAGCACGGCTGTCGTCACCGGAGCCGGCCGTGGCTTCGGCCGTGCCATCGCCGCGGCGTTGTCGGCGGCGGGTGCTCATGTTGTCGGCGTCGCCCCCACCGATGCTCAGCTTCAGCAGGTGCGCGACGAACTGGGCGACGGCTTCACCGGGGTGGTCGCGGACGCGGCCGACGCGGCCACGGCCGATAGCCTCATCGACCAATACGAACCCCGCACGATTGTGCTGAGCGCCGGCTTGGCGCCGCGGATGGTCCCGTTACCGGCACAGACCTGGGAGTCCTTCAGCGCCAACTGGCATGTGGACGTCGCGCAAGCCTTCCACTGGACCCGCCGTGCGCTGCGGCGGCCATTGGCGCCGGGCAGCTCGGTGATCACCATCTCCAGTGGCGCCGCGGTGAACGGATCGCCGTTGAGCGGGGGCTACGCGGGGGCCAAGGCCACCGTGCGGTTCATCAGCAGCTACGCCCGGGCGGAATCCCGCCGCGCCGGATTGGGCATCGAATTCATCTCAGTGCTCCCTCGGCTGACGCCGGCAACCGATCTGGGTGCCATGGCGGTGGCGGCCTACGCCGAGCGGCAAGGCATCGACGTCGACGCGTTCCTGCAGTCTGCGGGGCCGGTGCTGTCCGCCGCTCAAGTCGCGCGCAGCGTCGGTGAGATCGCCAGCGGCCTGCACCGCGACAGCGACGCGTACCTCCTGACAGCGGCCGGTCTCTCACCTCTGGCCTGA